The Benincasa hispida cultivar B227 chromosome 9, ASM972705v1, whole genome shotgun sequence genome has a segment encoding these proteins:
- the LOC120084448 gene encoding DNA-directed RNA polymerase I subunit rpa49 — protein MAEDTKSLELEENHYAERDTNSESPAKKKKKSEKKKKRVPSVNAKIQVLGNHPQKTPPIVGYFPSGFDPHKDADEEQNSVRARVYKHKNKPNRMQLVVSPTGSNVDFVGTNYLGEATAGKQHCTYALGVLDKATQSLKIVPIASNMIFRLDPKVRGSDVSENESPSVANEELSVQEKADRMRELTVLYGTKKSKKQAQKLHALKQEDDPDTKKDLDVRMKNVVVNIEALEGTQAEIARNIPTYNASATTPQEAYPLDKIILKGEWNFLEDLYFRLQETAEISANYPYFVRHRIYKLQDIQDEEEKKKLCCIFSYITHLIKYKDQHSMGDVSSAKGHKIPSMLRQKFSSMFPTSESRRISTEKINLLISHVLVLTLFVDEFSSDPADIAKDLRTSPYDLRLHFDNLGCKFIRKNNLSLVTLPIPLQFPDLRQKRRR, from the exons ATGGCGGAAGACACGAAATCTCTGGAACTAGAAGAAAACCATTACGCAGAACGAGACACAAACTCAGAGTCTCcagcgaagaagaagaagaagagtgaaaagaagaagaaacgagTTCCATCAGTGAATGCTAAAATCCAAGTTCTCGGCAACCATCCCCAGAAAACTCCGCCGATAGTTGGTTATTTCCCGTCTGGGTTTGATCCTCACAAGGATGCCGACGAGGAACAGAACTCCGTTAGAGCTAGGGTTTATAAGCACAAGAACAAACCAAATAGGATGCAGCTGGTTGTGAGTCCAACAGGGTCGAATGTGGATTTTGTTGGTACCAATTATTTGGGCGAGGCTACAGCTGGGAAACAGCATTGTACCTATGCTCTCGGTGTTCTCGATAAGGCCACCCAAAGCTTAAAGATAGTGCCTATTGCATCAAATATG ATATTTAGATTAGACCCAAAAGTCAGAGGTTCAGACGTTTCTGAAAACGAATCCCCAAGTGTGGCAAATGAAGAGCTTTCTGTGCAGGAGAAAGCTGATAGAATGAGAGAGCTCACTGTACTCTACGGAACAAAGAAGTCAAAAAAGCAG GCACAGAAGCTGCATGCTTTGAAGCAAGAGGATGATCCTGATACCAAGAAGGATCTAGATGTGAGAATGAAAAATGTAGTGGTAAACATAGAGGCCTTGGAAGGTACGCAGGCAGAAATTGCTCGTAACATACCAACGTATAATGCTTCTGCAACTACTCCACAAGAAGCTTACCCACTCGACAAGATTATCCTCAAGGGAGAATGGAATTTTCTAGAAGATCTATACTTCCGTTTGCAAGAAACAGCTGAAATAAGTGCTAATTATCCATACTTTGTCCGGCACAGAATTTATAAATTGCAAGACATTCAG GacgaggaagagaagaagaagctctgCTGCATATTTTCATATATCACTCATCTAATTAAGTATAAGGATCAGCATTCGATGGGTGATGTTTCTTCTGCCAAGGGCCATAAAATTCCTAGCATGCTACGCCAAAAGTTCTCATCTATGTTTCCGACTTCTGAGTCGAGAAGAATTTCAACAGAGAAAATTAATCTTCTCATTAGCCACGTTTTGGTGCTTACGCTATTTGTTGATGAATTCAGCAGCGATCCAGCAGACATAGCAAAGGATCTGAGAACTAGTCCTTACGATCTAAGACTCCATTTTGATAACTTGGGTTGCAAGTTTATACGCAAGAACAATTTGTCATTGGTTACACTTCCTATTCCCCTTCAATTTCCAGACTTGAGGCAAAAGAGACGAAGATAG